A region of Thermobifida halotolerans DNA encodes the following proteins:
- the cas3g gene encoding type I-G CRISPR-associated helicase/endonuclease Cas3g has product MSKFDVAAFEEFYRAIHGDREPFPWQNALMSRLLDGQDWPDAIDVPTGLGKTSLLDIAVFAAATGVPAARRRVFFVVDRRLVVDEAYDHAENLAAKLNNPAPGSLLAEIADALRPTGARDEESVVEATRMRGGATWSWRWVERPDRYALVVGTVDQIGSRLLMRGYGVSEALRPVDAALVGTDSLILVDEAHLAEAMIETVHTATANQPDHRLASPRLVRMSATVGHHPQAVVHRTDTEDEHHPVAGRRLATPRRLHLVAPKMTRKNAHTVMAEQLAGWARALAGDDGWGKVVLTVCNTVARARAVFDALARSGVPAEERVLLTGRIRPIDRDRLLRDYYPRMKVGRDPVPGRPFHVVATQTVEVGANIDADALVTESASLPALIQRLGRLARAAERRPENEQWTAPAVVVHDPTFGTDDPVYGSARQATWDLLASRTGVLVPKPTARPHPSMLTDGMDASPLAMRQLVDGLDPATRDSLREPRRRPPLLWPSTLNAWTRTSPPPHPDPPVAPYLHGFDTRDPDVQLLWRDDIDPDLAKSNNEALEALRQRLQALPPTAEEMLQLPVGALRRWFNGRRQDAGGVADVEGGPAEHDTTDSATLVVRYRNRDTIDVIPASQVRPGDVVVLPTRLGGYDDYGWAPHSTDPVTDVADLAARRQRPVVRLHPRLLDHAPTPEDKETVQALLKPGTDPEEDLVPGDYTEALKKFTKASQGSPLVANLHRLAEVATTTGSEERRGKAPAGGKGKNRKELVVVSLPAAPGHDRVVLLSINGLGQPGDDDEASSSTARTPLDLDTHQEQVARQAAEFARNIGLSEHETHAVYLAARWHDEGKRDPRFQAMLYNLPPSALEGKQVLAKSGFDPADRDTYRHALWQSGYPRGMRHEGLSARIAACYLDRDRPDTVDHDLVLHLIATHHGRSRPLLPAVTDPDPVTVDVPGTDSTVSSADLLDWQAPERFARLNRTYGPWKLALLETVVRLADIWCSAGHRPTEAEHIPPTTPLPQPPAEPRRARHPVALPALDGRDPLGFLASLGLLRLLTQEADLPVRLAFDSVTATAHLTSPLADLDAIATTLSEIAAAIPEPGALPGIAPDWPPQIGVGKDPLRVRHPDYRALAATAREQGGPRADEWLSCIVTDLAVDDAGRVALTPYMAPAGGQKAATFFSKPLDAVRRNPERLHQALAGWRRLDGFTGENLDHRVIHIAADTPTGESTPAGVPGATWLAVQALPLLRLTGDGNRPQATLWHRHRKSRIMVWPVWKPDLDLDAVQALIEHRALSPRPRTDDDQVPPVLSRRRLAPLGVITAAAAQRRLVPGGKSAGVLVPTPVHLE; this is encoded by the coding sequence GTGTCGAAGTTCGACGTCGCGGCGTTCGAGGAGTTCTACCGTGCCATCCACGGGGACCGGGAACCGTTTCCGTGGCAGAACGCGCTCATGAGCCGCCTGCTGGACGGGCAGGACTGGCCGGACGCGATCGACGTGCCCACCGGACTGGGCAAGACCAGCCTGCTCGACATCGCCGTCTTCGCCGCGGCCACGGGCGTGCCCGCCGCGCGCCGCCGCGTGTTCTTCGTGGTGGACCGCCGCCTGGTCGTGGACGAGGCCTACGACCACGCCGAGAACCTCGCCGCCAAACTCAACAACCCCGCTCCCGGGTCGCTCCTCGCCGAGATCGCCGACGCCCTGCGCCCCACCGGTGCCCGGGACGAGGAGTCCGTGGTGGAGGCCACCCGGATGCGCGGCGGCGCGACCTGGTCATGGCGATGGGTGGAGCGCCCCGACCGGTACGCCCTCGTGGTGGGCACGGTCGACCAGATCGGCTCGCGCCTGCTGATGCGCGGCTACGGCGTCAGCGAGGCGCTGCGGCCCGTCGACGCCGCCCTCGTGGGTACCGACAGCCTGATCCTGGTGGACGAGGCCCACCTGGCCGAAGCAATGATCGAGACCGTCCACACCGCCACCGCCAACCAACCCGACCACCGACTGGCCAGCCCCCGCCTGGTCCGCATGTCCGCCACCGTCGGCCACCACCCCCAGGCCGTGGTCCACCGCACCGACACCGAGGACGAACACCACCCCGTGGCCGGACGCCGTCTGGCCACGCCCCGCCGACTGCACCTGGTCGCCCCCAAGATGACCCGGAAGAACGCGCACACGGTGATGGCCGAGCAGTTGGCCGGGTGGGCCCGCGCCCTCGCCGGTGACGACGGTTGGGGGAAGGTGGTGCTGACCGTGTGCAACACCGTGGCCCGGGCCCGCGCCGTCTTCGACGCACTGGCTCGCAGCGGTGTCCCCGCAGAAGAGCGGGTGCTGCTGACCGGACGCATCCGCCCCATCGACCGCGACCGGCTGCTCCGCGACTACTATCCGCGCATGAAAGTCGGCCGCGATCCCGTCCCGGGACGTCCGTTCCACGTGGTGGCCACCCAGACCGTGGAGGTCGGGGCGAACATCGACGCCGACGCCCTGGTCACCGAATCGGCGTCCCTGCCCGCGCTGATCCAGCGGCTGGGCCGCCTGGCCCGGGCCGCAGAACGGCGGCCCGAGAACGAACAGTGGACCGCGCCGGCGGTCGTGGTCCACGACCCCACGTTCGGAACCGACGACCCCGTCTACGGAAGCGCCCGCCAGGCCACCTGGGACCTACTGGCCTCCCGCACCGGCGTCCTAGTCCCCAAGCCCACGGCGCGACCGCACCCCTCCATGCTGACCGACGGCATGGACGCCTCCCCGCTCGCGATGCGCCAACTGGTGGACGGCCTCGACCCCGCCACCCGCGACAGCCTGCGCGAACCGCGCAGGCGTCCTCCGCTGCTGTGGCCTTCCACCCTCAACGCTTGGACCCGTACCTCCCCGCCCCCGCACCCCGACCCGCCGGTGGCCCCCTACCTGCACGGCTTCGATACCCGCGACCCCGACGTGCAACTGCTCTGGCGCGACGACATCGACCCCGACCTCGCAAAGAGCAACAACGAAGCACTGGAGGCGCTGCGGCAACGCCTGCAGGCCCTGCCGCCCACCGCAGAGGAAATGCTGCAACTGCCCGTGGGGGCGCTGCGCCGCTGGTTCAACGGCCGCCGCCAGGACGCCGGCGGCGTGGCCGACGTGGAAGGCGGCCCCGCCGAACACGACACCACCGACTCGGCCACCCTGGTGGTGCGCTACCGCAACCGCGACACCATCGACGTCATCCCCGCCAGCCAGGTCCGCCCCGGCGACGTCGTCGTCCTGCCCACCCGCTTGGGCGGCTACGACGACTACGGCTGGGCACCCCACTCCACCGACCCGGTCACCGACGTGGCCGACCTGGCCGCCCGCCGCCAGCGTCCCGTCGTCCGACTGCACCCACGCCTACTCGACCACGCCCCCACCCCCGAGGACAAGGAGACGGTGCAGGCACTGCTCAAGCCCGGGACCGACCCTGAGGAGGACCTCGTCCCCGGTGACTACACCGAGGCACTGAAGAAATTCACCAAGGCATCCCAGGGATCTCCTCTGGTCGCCAACCTGCATCGACTCGCCGAAGTCGCCACCACAACCGGGAGCGAAGAGCGGCGCGGCAAAGCTCCAGCAGGGGGCAAAGGCAAGAACAGGAAGGAGCTCGTTGTCGTCTCGCTGCCCGCCGCCCCCGGCCACGACCGCGTCGTGCTCCTGAGCATCAACGGCCTGGGACAGCCTGGCGACGACGACGAGGCCTCCTCCTCGACCGCCCGCACACCTCTCGACCTGGACACCCACCAGGAGCAGGTCGCACGCCAGGCCGCCGAGTTCGCCCGCAACATCGGTCTGAGCGAACACGAGACCCATGCGGTGTACCTCGCCGCCCGCTGGCACGACGAAGGGAAGCGGGATCCCCGCTTCCAGGCCATGCTGTACAACCTGCCTCCTTCGGCTCTGGAGGGGAAGCAGGTGCTCGCCAAGTCCGGATTCGACCCGGCCGACCGGGACACCTACCGCCACGCGCTGTGGCAGTCCGGCTATCCGCGCGGCATGCGCCACGAAGGTCTCTCCGCCCGCATCGCCGCCTGCTACCTGGACCGCGACCGACCCGACACCGTCGACCACGACCTGGTGCTGCACCTCATCGCCACCCACCACGGTCGCTCCCGCCCGCTGCTGCCCGCCGTCACCGATCCCGACCCAGTCACGGTCGACGTCCCCGGAACCGACAGCACGGTCTCCAGCGCCGACCTCCTCGACTGGCAGGCCCCCGAACGCTTCGCCCGGCTCAACCGCACCTACGGGCCGTGGAAGCTCGCCCTGCTGGAGACCGTGGTGCGCCTGGCCGACATCTGGTGCTCCGCGGGTCATCGCCCCACCGAGGCGGAACACATTCCGCCCACCACTCCGCTGCCCCAACCTCCTGCGGAGCCGCGCCGCGCCCGGCACCCGGTCGCCCTGCCAGCCCTGGACGGCCGAGACCCGCTCGGCTTTCTCGCCAGTCTCGGCCTGCTGCGCCTTCTCACCCAGGAAGCAGACCTGCCCGTCCGATTGGCCTTCGACTCCGTCACTGCAACCGCGCACCTCACCAGCCCGCTCGCCGACCTCGACGCCATCGCCACCACGTTGAGCGAGATCGCCGCCGCCATCCCCGAACCCGGCGCCCTCCCCGGCATCGCCCCGGACTGGCCGCCCCAGATCGGCGTGGGCAAGGACCCACTCCGCGTCCGCCATCCCGACTACCGCGCCCTGGCCGCAACCGCCCGAGAGCAGGGCGGGCCCCGAGCCGACGAATGGCTGTCCTGCATCGTCACCGACCTGGCCGTTGACGACGCCGGCCGCGTGGCCCTCACCCCCTACATGGCACCCGCCGGGGGACAGAAGGCCGCCACCTTCTTCTCCAAACCCCTGGACGCGGTCCGCCGCAACCCTGAACGGCTCCACCAGGCTCTCGCCGGTTGGCGGCGTCTTGACGGCTTCACCGGGGAGAACCTCGACCACCGGGTCATCCACATCGCCGCCGACACCCCCACCGGCGAGTCCACACCCGCAGGAGTTCCCGGAGCCACCTGGCTGGCGGTCCAGGCCCTTCCCCTGCTGCGCTTGACCGGCGACGGCAACCGGCCGCAGGCCACCCTGTGGCACCGCCACCGCAAGAGCCGCATCATGGTCTGGCCCGTCTGGAAACCCGACCTCGACCTGGACGCCGTCCAGGCCCTCATCGAGCACCGCGCGCTCAGTCCCCGACCCCGTACTGACGACGACCAGGTCCCACCTGTGCTGTCCCGCCGCCGCCTCGCCCCCCTCGGCGTCATCACCGCCGCAGCCGCCCAGCGCCGACTCGTCCCGGGAGGAAAATCAGCAGGAGTCCTCGTCCCCACCCCCGTCCATCTCGAATAG